The proteins below come from a single Stutzerimonas stutzeri RCH2 genomic window:
- the pgm gene encoding phosphoglucomutase (alpha-D-glucose-1,6-bisphosphate-dependent) gives MSIAANAGRLPDPHTLTHLPRLVARYYSDRPDPSDPAQQVAFGTSGHRGSSLKGSFNEWHILATTQAICDYRRQEGIDGPLFMGMDTHALSEPAFISALEVLAANGIETRIDAGCAETGGEPGYTPTPAISNAILSYNRGRTSGLADGIVITPSHNPPGDGGFKYNPTNGGPADTGVTKWIQERANALLVAGLEGVKRMDYRQALKATTTQRFDFIDAYVGGLERVIDLDAIRGSGLKFAVDPLGGAGVHYWPRIAERFGLPLEVLSTVVDPTFRFMRLDWDGKIRMDCSSPHAMAGLIENKDRFDVAFACDTDHDRHGIVTRSGGLMNPNHYLAVAIEYLFTHRPGWSAEAGIGKTLVSSSMIDRVAAGIERRLVEVPVGFKWFVDGLMDGSLGFGGEESAGASFLDKQGGAWSTDKDGLILGLLAAEITAVTGKDPSERYQALTDRFGAPVYQRIDAAANREQKARLGKLSASQVSAKELAGQPITRILTEAPGNGAAIGGLKVETANGWFAARPSGTEDVYKIYAESFEGEAHLKRIQAEAKALVDSVLAG, from the coding sequence ATGAGTATCGCCGCCAACGCAGGACGCCTGCCCGACCCGCACACCCTGACCCACCTGCCGCGCCTGGTGGCGCGCTACTACAGCGACCGGCCGGACCCGTCCGACCCGGCGCAGCAGGTGGCGTTCGGCACCTCCGGGCACCGCGGCTCCTCGCTCAAGGGCAGCTTCAACGAGTGGCACATCCTCGCCACCACCCAGGCGATCTGCGATTACCGCCGCCAGGAAGGCATCGACGGCCCGCTGTTCATGGGCATGGATACCCATGCGCTGTCCGAACCGGCATTCATCTCGGCGCTGGAAGTGCTGGCGGCCAACGGCATCGAGACGCGCATCGACGCCGGTTGCGCAGAAACCGGCGGCGAGCCGGGCTACACGCCAACCCCGGCGATCTCCAACGCGATCCTCAGCTACAACCGCGGCCGCACCAGCGGGCTGGCCGATGGCATCGTCATCACGCCGTCGCACAACCCGCCGGGCGATGGCGGCTTCAAGTACAACCCCACCAATGGCGGCCCGGCCGATACCGGCGTGACCAAGTGGATTCAGGAGCGCGCCAACGCGCTGCTGGTCGCCGGGCTCGAGGGCGTCAAGCGCATGGACTACCGCCAGGCGCTGAAGGCGACGACCACCCAGCGCTTCGATTTCATCGACGCCTATGTTGGCGGGCTGGAGCGGGTGATCGACCTCGACGCCATCCGCGGTTCGGGCCTGAAGTTCGCCGTCGACCCGCTGGGCGGCGCCGGTGTGCACTACTGGCCGCGCATCGCTGAGCGCTTCGGCCTGCCGCTGGAGGTGCTGTCCACGGTGGTCGACCCGACCTTCCGCTTCATGCGCCTGGACTGGGACGGCAAGATCCGCATGGACTGCAGCTCGCCGCACGCCATGGCCGGGCTGATCGAGAACAAGGACCGCTTCGACGTGGCCTTCGCCTGCGACACCGACCACGACCGCCACGGCATCGTCACCCGCTCCGGCGGGCTGATGAACCCCAACCATTACCTGGCGGTGGCCATCGAATACCTGTTCACCCATCGCCCGGGCTGGAGTGCCGAGGCCGGCATCGGCAAGACGCTGGTGTCCTCGTCGATGATCGACCGCGTCGCCGCCGGCATCGAGCGTCGCCTGGTGGAAGTGCCGGTGGGCTTCAAGTGGTTCGTCGACGGCCTGATGGACGGCAGCCTGGGCTTCGGCGGCGAGGAATCGGCCGGTGCTTCGTTCCTCGACAAGCAGGGCGGCGCCTGGTCCACCGACAAGGACGGGCTGATCCTCGGCCTGCTCGCGGCGGAAATCACCGCGGTCACCGGCAAGGACCCGAGCGAGCGCTACCAGGCGCTGACCGACCGCTTCGGCGCGCCGGTGTACCAGCGCATCGACGCCGCCGCCAACCGCGAGCAGAAGGCGCGTCTGGGCAAGCTCTCCGCGTCGCAGGTCTCGGCGAAGGAGCTGGCCGGCCAGCCAATCACGCGCATCCTCACCGAGGCACCGGGCAACGGCGCGGCCATCGGCGGGCTGAAGGTGGAAACGGCGAACGGCTGGTTCGCCGCACGGCCATCCGGCACCGAGGACGTCTACAAGATCTACGCCGAGAGCTTCGAAGGCGAAGCGCACCTCAAGCGCATCCAGGCCGAGGCCAAGGCGCTGGTGGATTCGGTACTGGCGGGCTGA
- a CDS encoding DUF1993 family protein, which translates to MKKAQAQLPEAEAQALLSARLAPDMFPLSTQVRFACVHAREAVCRLRGEAFPAAINELLDEGRHAGERPGTLADAYAPIDETVALLDGLAADALDMDADKPIAHELANGMIFDLTAEQYARDWTLAQFYFHVMTAYSILRSEGINLGKADYVAHMLPYLRRESIPKG; encoded by the coding sequence ATAAAGAAGGCGCAGGCCCAGCTACCGGAAGCTGAGGCGCAGGCGTTGTTATCCGCGCGGCTGGCGCCGGATATGTTTCCGCTGTCGACTCAGGTGCGCTTTGCCTGCGTGCACGCGCGGGAGGCCGTTTGCCGGCTGAGAGGCGAGGCATTCCCGGCTGCGATCAACGAGCTGCTGGACGAGGGGCGGCATGCGGGTGAGCGGCCGGGCACGCTGGCTGATGCCTATGCCCCGATCGATGAGACGGTGGCGTTGCTCGACGGCCTCGCCGCCGATGCGCTGGATATGGACGCGGACAAGCCAATCGCCCATGAGCTGGCAAACGGGATGATTTTCGACCTGACCGCGGAGCAGTACGCCCGTGACTGGACACTGGCGCAGTTCTATTTCCATGTGATGACCGCGTATTCGATCCTGCGTAGCGAAGGGATCAATCTCGGCAAGGCGGATTACGTGGCGCATATGCTGCCGTATCTGCGGCGGGAATCGATTCCGAAGGGGTAG
- a CDS encoding DUF4157 domain-containing protein, with the protein MSFTPLLRRLTLLLACLAWAGAPALAQIACPPGQQPICLAGNCLCVPGSASDTQAVYERVQRMTALALQNWIQQSRDRLVVGGVEPMPLHIRSQLEAFFDLAVLESAHYRVGDEVALNAGNTLLRNPDVNAVTLIDVIVFRHASDAQDNVALWAHELKHVEQYLDWGVAEFARRYTLDYRAVEQPAYALELEVEKALGEPAGTNSP; encoded by the coding sequence GTGTCGTTCACCCCGCTTCTTCGCCGTCTTACTCTGTTGCTCGCATGCTTGGCATGGGCCGGCGCTCCGGCTCTGGCGCAGATCGCCTGCCCGCCCGGCCAGCAACCGATCTGCCTGGCTGGCAACTGCCTCTGCGTGCCCGGTTCGGCAAGCGATACCCAGGCCGTGTATGAGCGCGTGCAACGCATGACGGCGCTGGCGCTGCAGAACTGGATCCAGCAGTCGCGCGATCGGCTGGTGGTCGGCGGTGTCGAGCCGATGCCGCTGCATATCCGCTCGCAGCTCGAAGCCTTTTTCGATCTCGCCGTGCTGGAGAGCGCGCACTACCGCGTCGGCGACGAGGTGGCGCTGAATGCCGGCAACACTCTGCTGCGCAACCCGGACGTCAACGCCGTCACCCTGATCGACGTCATCGTCTTCCGCCACGCCAGCGACGCGCAGGACAACGTCGCGCTCTGGGCCCATGAGCTCAAGCACGTCGAACAGTATCTGGATTGGGGCGTCGCCGAGTTCGCCCGGCGCTATACGCTGGATTACCGCGCCGTGGAGCAGCCGGCGTATGCGCTGGAGCTCGAGGTGGAAAAGGCGCTGGGCGAGCCCGCTGGCACGAACTCGCCCTGA
- a CDS encoding DUF2934 domain-containing protein gives MNVDERIRQRAYEIWQAEGQPDGKESEHWQQAREEMEPFYKEGNAEAGSVESSVAIPMPKSDNMH, from the coding sequence ATGAACGTCGACGAACGCATCCGCCAGCGCGCCTATGAGATCTGGCAAGCCGAAGGCCAGCCGGACGGCAAGGAAAGCGAGCATTGGCAACAGGCTCGCGAGGAAATGGAGCCCTTCTACAAGGAAGGCAACGCCGAGGCCGGCAGTGTGGAAAGCAGCGTGGCGATACCCATGCCGAAATCGGACAACATGCATTAA
- the treS gene encoding maltose alpha-D-glucosyltransferase, with protein sequence MSTPDNSYIQWLVEQSMLHAARERARLYAGQARLWQRPYAQARPRDASAIASVWFTAYPAAIITPEGSSVLEALGDDRLWSALSELGVQGIHNGPMKRSGGLRGREFTPTIDGNFDRISFDIDPALGTEEQMLQLSRVAAAHNAIVIDDIVPAHTGKGADFRLAEMAYGDYPGLYHMVEIREEDWELLPEVPPERDAVNLEPPVVDRLKEKHYIVGQLQRVIFFEPGIKDTDWSVTGEITGVDGKVRRWVYLHYFKEGQPSLNWLDPTFAAQQLIIGDALHAIDVAGARVLRLDANGFLGVERRAEGTAWSEGHPLSVTGNQLLAGAIRKAGGFSFQELNLTIDDIAAMSHGGADLSYDFITRPAYHHALLTGDTEFLRMMLREVHAFGIDPASLIHALQNHDELTLELVHFWTLHAYDHYHYKGQTLPGGHLRELIREELYERLTGEHAPYNLKFVTNGVACTTASVIAAALNIRDLDAIGPAEVQQIQRLHILLVMFNAMQPGVFALSGWDLVGALPLPAEQVEHLMGDGDTRWINRGAYDLAELAPDTAVSAEGLPKARALYGSLVQQLQDTGSFACQLKRILSVRQAYDIAASKQILVPDVQAPGLLIMVHELPAGKGVQITALNFSAETISETVCLPGVAPGPVVDIIHERVEGDLTENCELTFNLDPYEGLALRVVSAASPVI encoded by the coding sequence ATGAGCACCCCAGACAATAGCTATATCCAGTGGCTGGTCGAGCAGTCCATGTTGCATGCGGCCCGCGAACGCGCGCGCCTCTACGCCGGCCAGGCGCGGCTCTGGCAGCGGCCCTATGCCCAGGCGCGGCCGCGCGATGCCAGTGCCATCGCCTCGGTGTGGTTTACCGCCTACCCCGCCGCCATCATCACCCCCGAGGGCAGCTCGGTGCTCGAAGCGCTGGGTGACGACCGGCTGTGGAGCGCGCTCTCCGAACTGGGTGTGCAAGGCATTCACAACGGCCCGATGAAGCGCTCCGGCGGCCTGCGCGGGCGCGAATTCACGCCGACCATCGACGGCAACTTCGACCGCATCAGCTTCGATATCGACCCGGCCTTGGGCACCGAGGAGCAGATGCTCCAGCTCAGCCGGGTCGCCGCCGCGCACAACGCCATCGTCATCGACGACATCGTCCCGGCGCACACCGGCAAAGGCGCCGATTTCCGCCTCGCCGAGATGGCCTACGGCGACTACCCCGGGCTCTACCACATGGTCGAGATCCGCGAGGAGGACTGGGAGCTGCTGCCCGAGGTCCCGCCGGAGCGCGACGCGGTCAACCTGGAGCCGCCGGTGGTCGACCGGCTGAAGGAAAAGCACTACATCGTCGGCCAGCTGCAGCGGGTGATCTTCTTCGAACCCGGGATCAAGGACACCGATTGGAGCGTCACCGGCGAAATCACCGGGGTCGACGGCAAGGTGAGGCGCTGGGTCTACCTGCACTACTTCAAGGAAGGCCAGCCGTCACTGAACTGGCTCGACCCGACCTTCGCCGCGCAGCAGCTGATCATCGGCGATGCCCTGCACGCCATCGACGTGGCCGGTGCCCGCGTGCTGCGCCTGGATGCCAACGGCTTTCTCGGTGTCGAGCGGCGTGCCGAGGGCACCGCCTGGTCCGAAGGCCATCCGCTGTCGGTCACCGGCAACCAGCTGCTCGCCGGGGCGATCCGCAAGGCCGGCGGTTTCAGTTTCCAGGAACTGAACCTGACCATCGACGATATCGCCGCCATGTCCCACGGCGGCGCCGACCTGTCCTACGACTTCATCACCCGCCCGGCCTACCACCACGCGCTGCTCACCGGCGACACCGAGTTTCTGCGCATGATGCTGCGCGAGGTGCACGCCTTCGGCATCGACCCGGCCTCGCTGATCCATGCGCTGCAGAACCACGACGAGCTGACCCTGGAGCTGGTGCATTTCTGGACCCTGCACGCCTACGACCATTACCACTACAAGGGCCAGACCCTGCCCGGCGGGCATCTGCGCGAGCTGATCCGCGAGGAGCTGTACGAGCGGCTGACCGGCGAGCACGCGCCCTACAACCTCAAGTTCGTCACCAACGGCGTGGCCTGCACCACCGCCAGCGTGATAGCGGCGGCGCTGAACATCCGCGATCTGGACGCCATCGGCCCGGCCGAGGTCCAGCAGATCCAGCGTCTGCATATCTTGCTGGTGATGTTCAATGCCATGCAGCCCGGCGTGTTCGCCCTCTCCGGCTGGGATCTGGTCGGCGCCCTGCCGCTGCCAGCCGAACAGGTCGAGCATCTGATGGGCGACGGCGACACGCGCTGGATCAACCGTGGCGCCTACGACCTCGCCGAGCTTGCACCGGACACCGCCGTGTCCGCCGAAGGCCTGCCGAAAGCCCGCGCGCTGTATGGCAGCCTGGTGCAGCAGCTGCAGGACACCGGCTCCTTCGCCTGCCAGCTCAAGCGCATCCTTAGCGTGCGTCAGGCTTACGATATCGCCGCGAGCAAGCAGATCCTGGTTCCGGACGTGCAGGCGCCGGGCTTGCTGATCATGGTTCACGAACTGCCGGCCGGCAAAGGCGTGCAGATCACCGCGCTGAACTTCAGTGCCGAGACCATCAGCGAAACCGTCTGCCTGCCCGGCGTCGCACCCGGCCCGGTGGTGGACATCATCCACGAGCGGGTGGAAGGCGACCTCACCGAAAACTGCGAGCTGACCTTCAACCTCGACCCCTACGAAGGCCTGGCCCTGCGCGTGGTGAGCGCCGCGTCGCCGGTGATCTGA
- a CDS encoding YdgA family protein, whose protein sequence is MKKLALAVAVPLALFGAATVYTSTQVESTARDAVDQANTKLREMSAGPGADVSIALLSFERGLLSSAARYQIDFNIPDDEGNDRQYSLLLNDRLEHGPFPVSRLARGQLMPVAAQSHFELERTPLTQNLFDAAAGAVPLVGDVTIGYDGRQYGDLRSAAFDLKSEDGSVRVAPGTISFEASEDGSDVRMDGQLAEVDLDLQRSDSGQPVRISLRGIDLTADKQDYANGIGFGPSAFNLARMEIQLGDEPAVVLQNASVDEKLSRGSRGLDQSIAYRVGEVTAKGQSLRNLALAFSLRNLEENSLKALVTSYREILDSGATPQESLAGITRAQQQELQTRALQLLEHKPTLALDEFGFETAHGAARLSIVLDLQSPSAEAFTPDAMITSMLASLKADAGIDKNLVRDIAGLVAQNNARDGQLDPVALQQETDAATELFSGIALDTGWSRLEGERLVSSLHYANDKVTFNGREMSVPEFMGFAFGSAQNAGLLGQ, encoded by the coding sequence ATGAAAAAGCTCGCACTCGCCGTTGCCGTACCTCTGGCCCTTTTCGGGGCCGCCACCGTCTACACCAGCACCCAGGTCGAATCGACCGCCCGTGATGCCGTCGACCAGGCCAACACCAAGTTGCGCGAAATGAGCGCCGGCCCCGGAGCCGATGTCAGCATCGCCCTGCTCAGCTTCGAGCGCGGCCTGCTCTCCAGCGCCGCGCGCTACCAGATCGACTTCAACATTCCGGATGACGAAGGCAACGACCGTCAGTACAGCCTGCTGCTGAACGATCGCCTCGAACACGGCCCCTTCCCCGTCTCGCGCCTGGCCCGCGGCCAGCTGATGCCGGTCGCCGCGCAGAGCCACTTCGAACTCGAACGCACCCCGCTGACGCAGAACCTGTTCGATGCCGCCGCCGGCGCAGTCCCGCTGGTGGGTGATGTCACCATCGGCTACGACGGTCGCCAGTACGGCGACCTGCGCTCGGCCGCCTTCGATCTCAAGAGCGAAGACGGCAGCGTTCGCGTTGCGCCCGGCACCATCAGCTTCGAGGCGAGCGAAGACGGCAGCGACGTGCGCATGGATGGTCAGCTGGCTGAGGTCGATCTCGACCTGCAACGCAGCGACAGTGGCCAGCCGGTGCGCATCAGCCTGCGCGGCATCGACCTGACTGCCGACAAGCAGGACTATGCCAATGGCATCGGCTTTGGCCCTTCGGCCTTCAATCTCGCACGCATGGAAATCCAGCTGGGCGACGAACCCGCCGTGGTTCTGCAGAACGCCTCGGTCGACGAAAAGCTGAGCCGTGGCAGCCGCGGCCTCGACCAGAGCATCGCCTACCGGGTGGGTGAAGTGACCGCCAAAGGCCAGAGTTTGCGCAACCTCGCCCTGGCCTTCAGCCTGCGCAACCTCGAGGAAAACAGCCTCAAGGCACTGGTCACCAGCTACCGGGAAATCCTCGACAGCGGAGCCACCCCGCAGGAATCCCTGGCCGGTATCACCCGCGCCCAGCAGCAGGAACTGCAGACCCGCGCCCTGCAGCTGCTCGAACACAAACCCACCCTGGCCCTCGACGAGTTCGGCTTCGAAACCGCCCACGGCGCCGCCCGCCTGTCCATCGTGCTCGATCTGCAATCGCCGAGCGCAGAAGCCTTCACCCCGGACGCGATGATCACCAGCATGCTCGCCTCGCTCAAGGCCGACGCCGGCATCGACAAGAACCTGGTGCGCGACATTGCCGGGCTGGTCGCGCAGAACAACGCGCGTGACGGTCAGCTCGATCCGGTGGCGCTGCAGCAGGAAACCGACGCCGCCACCGAGCTCTTCAGCGGCATCGCGCTGGACACCGGCTGGTCGCGTCTGGAAGGCGAACGCCTGGTCAGTTCGCTGCACTACGCCAACGACAAGGTGACCTTCAACGGCCGCGAAATGAGCGTGCCGGAGTTCATGGGCTTCGCCTTCGGCTCGGCGCAAAACGCAGGTCTGCTGGGGCAGTAA
- a CDS encoding DUF421 domain-containing protein yields the protein MEGMFFSNGTTLIRTLVVGVLAYISLVLLLRLSGRLTLSKMNAFDLVVTVALGSTFATILLNRDVSLAEGVLALALLIGLQYVVTWSSVRVAWVRRTVTGEPALLFFRGRFLDDAMRVARVTEDEVRAAARSQGLAALDGIEAVVLETDGSFSVIADGAGDSRSTLDGVNVPGPNEKGV from the coding sequence GTGGAAGGCATGTTTTTCAGCAACGGAACGACATTGATACGCACTCTGGTGGTGGGCGTGCTGGCCTATATCAGCCTGGTATTGTTGTTGCGCCTGTCCGGGCGGCTGACGTTGTCGAAGATGAATGCGTTCGATCTGGTGGTGACGGTGGCGCTGGGTTCGACGTTCGCGACGATTCTGCTCAATCGCGATGTGTCGCTGGCCGAGGGGGTGCTGGCCTTGGCGCTGTTGATCGGACTGCAGTATGTGGTCACCTGGTCCAGCGTGCGGGTGGCGTGGGTGCGGCGGACGGTGACGGGCGAGCCGGCGCTGCTGTTCTTTCGCGGGCGTTTTCTCGACGATGCCATGCGCGTGGCGCGGGTGACCGAGGATGAGGTGCGGGCCGCCGCGCGCAGTCAGGGGCTGGCCGCGCTGGATGGCATCGAAGCGGTGGTGCTGGAGACCGATGGCAGTTTCAGCGTGATCGCCGATGGTGCCGGCGACAGCCGTTCCACGCTGGACGGGGTGAATGTGCCGGGGCCGAATGAAAAGGGCGTTTGA
- a CDS encoding alpha/beta hydrolase yields MLRLPLLSAWRSLSGFGLLLGTLFFCAALKPSLVPRSTLSQGVLAGAALAVGYGIGVLWRWLWRYLGLPERPEHLRERVNLLIAAVCVPLAGFFLSQVAGWQNAVRALMGMEPVSSAHLIEVVLTALATFLILLTLARLYRLVSRFVSRHADRILPRRVANVIGVLVALALFWSLATDVLVAQALRALDASFAQYDALIEPETAPPASPLKSGSAASTLRWEELGRTGRGFIGSGPSAAEISAVSGEPALEPIRVYVGLRAAETPRQRARLALSELQRSGAFERSVLVVVAPTGTGWIDPAAMNTVEYLHHGDIASVALQYSYLNSPLALLVEADYGRDVARALFAEIYAYWTRLPPERRPRLYLHGLSLGALHSQRSWELHELLGDPIHGALWSGPPFRSDLWRSLTDSRNEGSPEWRPQFRDGRFVRFMNQQGTPEPADAPWGPMRLLYLQYASDPITFFDHRYAWRRPDWLAEPRGPDVSPSLRWFPLVTMLQLAVDMAVTTPTPPGYGHVYAPADYVDAWRIVSAPAGWSDAALQRLKQHLAHELARASEEDSEEAAYGNRGG; encoded by the coding sequence ATGCTGCGTCTCCCTCTGCTGTCCGCGTGGCGCTCGCTGTCCGGCTTCGGTCTGCTGCTGGGCACGCTGTTTTTCTGCGCGGCGCTGAAGCCCTCGCTGGTGCCGCGCTCGACGCTGAGCCAGGGTGTGCTGGCCGGCGCGGCACTGGCGGTCGGCTACGGCATCGGCGTGCTCTGGCGCTGGCTGTGGCGCTATCTGGGCCTGCCGGAACGCCCCGAGCACTTGCGCGAACGGGTCAATCTGCTGATTGCCGCCGTGTGCGTACCGCTGGCGGGTTTCTTTCTCAGCCAGGTTGCCGGCTGGCAGAACGCCGTCCGCGCGCTGATGGGCATGGAGCCGGTGAGCAGTGCGCATCTGATCGAGGTAGTCCTCACCGCGCTGGCGACCTTTCTCATCCTGCTGACGCTGGCACGGCTGTATCGGCTGGTGTCGCGTTTCGTCTCGCGACATGCCGACCGCATCCTGCCGCGCCGGGTGGCGAATGTCATTGGTGTGCTGGTGGCGCTGGCGCTGTTCTGGTCGCTGGCCACCGACGTGCTGGTCGCACAGGCGCTGCGGGCGCTGGATGCCTCGTTCGCCCAGTACGATGCGCTGATCGAGCCGGAAACGGCGCCGCCCGCTTCACCGCTGAAAAGCGGCAGTGCCGCCTCCACGCTACGCTGGGAAGAACTGGGGCGCACCGGTCGCGGCTTTATCGGCTCCGGTCCTTCCGCGGCAGAGATTTCGGCGGTGAGCGGTGAGCCGGCGCTGGAGCCGATCCGCGTCTATGTCGGTCTGCGCGCCGCCGAGACGCCGCGCCAGCGTGCCCGCCTGGCGCTCAGTGAATTGCAGCGCAGCGGCGCCTTCGAACGCTCGGTGCTGGTGGTGGTGGCGCCGACCGGAACCGGCTGGATCGATCCCGCGGCGATGAACACGGTGGAGTACCTGCACCACGGCGACATCGCCAGCGTGGCGTTGCAGTACTCCTACCTGAATAGCCCGCTGGCGTTGCTGGTGGAGGCGGATTACGGCCGCGACGTGGCCCGCGCCCTGTTCGCGGAAATCTACGCCTACTGGACGCGGCTGCCGCCGGAGCGCCGGCCGCGCCTGTATCTGCACGGGCTGAGCCTCGGTGCCCTGCATTCGCAACGTTCATGGGAGCTGCACGAGCTGCTCGGCGATCCCATTCATGGCGCGCTGTGGAGCGGGCCGCCGTTTCGCAGCGATCTGTGGCGCTCACTCACCGACAGTCGCAACGAAGGCAGCCCGGAGTGGCGTCCGCAGTTCCGTGATGGCCGCTTCGTGCGCTTCATGAACCAGCAGGGCACACCGGAGCCCGCCGATGCCCCCTGGGGACCGATGCGCCTGCTCTATCTGCAGTACGCCAGCGACCCGATCACCTTCTTCGACCATCGCTACGCCTGGCGTCGCCCGGACTGGCTGGCCGAGCCGCGCGGGCCGGACGTGTCGCCGTCGCTGCGCTGGTTTCCGCTGGTGACCATGCTGCAGCTGGCGGTGGACATGGCGGTGACCACACCGACGCCGCCCGGCTACGGGCATGTCTATGCACCGGCCGACTACGTCGATGCCTGGCGGATCGTCAGCGCCCCGGCAGGCTGGAGCGACGCCGCGCTGCAGCGTCTGAAGCAGCATCTGGCCCACGAACTGGCCCGCGCCAGTGAGGAGGACAGCGAGGAAGCCGCCTACGGCAACCGTGGCGGCTGA
- a CDS encoding LysR substrate-binding domain-containing protein, protein MKTNLDEMLAFVSVVDSGSISAAAAQLEQTASGVSRALSRLEDKLAVTLLRRTTRRLELTEEGAAFLVQARRILASVEEAEEQMALRRQAPAGRLRVNTASPFMLHVIVPLIGDFRARYPLIELELHSDDRIVDLLERRIDLAIRIGPLPDSSLHARPLCHTMRRVLASPAYLARHGTPQQVEELAEHSLIGFTEPDRLNDWPLRHALGESWRINPALRASSGDTVRELALAGEGLACLSDFMTGRDRQRGELVEVLAAQRVDVRQPINAVYYRNSALASRITCFLDYLSERLGAGASHD, encoded by the coding sequence ATGAAAACCAACCTCGACGAAATGCTCGCCTTTGTCAGCGTGGTCGACAGTGGCTCGATCAGCGCCGCGGCCGCGCAGCTGGAACAGACCGCCTCGGGCGTCAGCCGGGCGTTGAGTCGGCTGGAAGACAAGCTGGCGGTGACGCTGTTGCGGCGTACCACGCGCCGCCTCGAGCTGACCGAGGAGGGCGCGGCATTTCTCGTCCAGGCGCGGCGCATTCTGGCCAGCGTCGAGGAAGCCGAGGAGCAGATGGCGCTGCGGCGGCAGGCGCCGGCGGGGCGCTTGCGGGTCAATACCGCGTCGCCGTTCATGCTGCATGTGATCGTGCCGCTGATCGGCGATTTCCGTGCACGCTACCCGCTGATCGAGCTGGAGCTGCACAGCGATGACCGCATCGTCGATTTGCTGGAGCGGCGCATCGATCTGGCCATCCGCATCGGCCCGCTGCCGGATTCCAGCCTGCATGCACGGCCGCTGTGTCACACCATGCGCCGGGTGCTGGCGAGCCCGGCCTATCTGGCGCGGCATGGCACGCCGCAGCAGGTCGAGGAGCTGGCGGAGCACAGCCTGATCGGCTTTACCGAGCCGGATCGCCTCAACGACTGGCCGCTGCGCCATGCGCTGGGCGAGAGCTGGCGAATCAACCCGGCGCTGCGTGCTTCCAGCGGCGATACGGTGCGCGAGCTGGCGCTGGCCGGCGAGGGGCTGGCGTGCCTGTCCGATTTCATGACCGGCCGGGATCGCCAGCGCGGCGAGCTGGTCGAGGTGCTGGCGGCGCAGCGGGTCGACGTGCGCCAGCCGATCAACGCCGTGTACTACCGCAACAGCGCGCTGGCCTCGCGCATCACCTGCTTTCTGGATTATCTGAGTGAGCGCCTTGGGGCTGGCGCCTCGCACGACTGA
- a CDS encoding NERD domain-containing protein: MARFFPVRSQCLFDTPGERRLAERLEKLLEDDYFCWSNVPVGPKARYPDFAVLHPPRGILVLKVKELASLQSMGIYGSKAPKINLSPFPQD, encoded by the coding sequence ATGGCGCGCTTTTTCCCTGTCCGCTCGCAATGCCTGTTCGACACACCCGGCGAGCGGCGCCTTGCCGAGCGGCTGGAAAAGCTGCTGGAAGATGATTACTTCTGCTGGAGCAACGTCCCGGTCGGCCCCAAGGCGCGCTATCCCGACTTTGCGGTGCTGCATCCGCCGCGCGGCATCCTCGTTCTGAAGGTCAAGGAGCTCGCCAGCCTTCAGAGTATGGGTATCTATGGCTCTAAAGCACCGAAAATAAATCTGTCTCCTTTTCCCCAGGATTGA